The Elaeis guineensis isolate ETL-2024a chromosome 14, EG11, whole genome shotgun sequence genome has a segment encoding these proteins:
- the LOC105056914 gene encoding pumilio homolog 2 isoform X2, whose product MGTESPVTMLSEMGIRSLMGSGGDGFSGEDLRLLLQEQRRLESSDRERGPNLCRSDSAPPTAEGSLRAIGGLFGGDAAAVPPDILRAKKGNGFSTEEELRSNPAYYSYYYSLVNLNPRLPQPLLSKEDWLSIHRFRAGSSGLGEIGDRRKADRAAEEASRLLFSMQPGFSLKKEDREVEPRRAPGSDEWLDDGTGGLIGLPGIELDRQKSYVDILQDDLVSSTSILGRPSHAASRDKLDDGAHSLGSAEAQFSSHCEIGPADGLQSDGNAQNMDVIKKNGLLTSHTFSSILGSSLSRSATPDPQLAARTLGPGLPPVGVKLRGIEKKANNGSCSFNGVSSGTVESNDLVAALSGLNLSSTASIDDNVIVQSKLQQEIDDHQRFLFGLQGGQNHIKQHPNPKSLDPGLLSLPSVPQSVKSSYRDLDENAGPVADLSNSTLRPNGLMEESSTTISSANSYLKAPSAVSVASLGGSPSQYPNAANAAFASHGTGGFSMNSTAPSMMANHINASNLPPLFDSAAVASGMATPGMDSSAAGGGFSSESNFSGAADLQNLNRIGNHTAAAALQMPINPLYFQYSKAAEYAAQVPANFNDPSMERGYLGNSYSDLLGVQKAYLGALLQPWQQYGMPSVGKSGGLNHGFYGNPAFGLGYPGSSLASPVFCASPVGPGSPLRYSESDTCLSSGRRNSSRRVMGSWPSDGIGTMEENFASSLLEEFKSNRTKCHELSDIVGHVLEFSADQYGSRFIQQKLETATTEEKNMVFEEIISQALTLVTDVFGNYVVQKFFEHGNATQISRLADQLTGHVLALSLQMYGCRVIQKAIEVVDLDQQTKMVAELDGHVMHCVCDQNGNHVIQKCIECIPQDAIQFIVSTFYGQVVTLSTHPYGCRVIQRVLEHCHDPKTQEIMRDEILQYVCILAQDQYGNYVVQKRQCAGNCMVYV is encoded by the exons ATGGGCACTGAGAGTCCGGTGACGATGTTGTCGGAGATGGGAATCAGGTCTCTGATGGGGAGCGGAGGAGATGGATTTAGTGGGGAGGATTTGAGGTTGCTGCTCCAGGAGCAGAGGAGACTGGAGTCGAGTGATCGAGAGAGGGGGCCGAATCTTTGTCGTAGCGACTCTGCTCCTCCAACTGCGGAGGGGTCGCTGAGGGCAATCGGAGGGCTTTTTGGCGGGGACGCTGCTGCCGTGCCGCCGGATATCTTGAGAGCCAAGAAGGGCAACGGGTTCTCTACGGAGGAGGAACTCCGGTCCAATCCAGCCTACTACTCTTACTACTATTCGCTTGTAAATCTGAACCCCAGGCTCCCGCAGCCGTTGCTGTCGAAGGAGGACTGGCTGTCCATCCATAGGTTCCGGGCCGGGAGCTCGGGACTTGGGGAGATTGGGGATCGGAGGAAGGCTGATAGGGCAGCGGAGGAGGCCAGCAGATTGCTCTTTTCGATGCAGCCGGGATTCAGTCTAAAGAAAGAAGATCGTGAGGTGGAGCCGAGGAGGGCGCCAGGTTCTGATGAGTGGCTGGACGATGGAACAGGTGGGCTTATTGGGCTGCCGGGAATAGAGCTTGACAGGCAGAAGAGCTACGTGGACATTCTTCAG GATGACCTGGTCAGCTCAACTTCCATCTTGGGGCGCCCATCTCATGCAGCCAGTCGTGATAAATTGGATGATGGGGCTCATTCACTAGGTTCTGCAGAAGCACAGTTTTCTTCACATTGTGAGATAGGACCTGCGGATGGCCTGCAATCTGATGGCAATGCCCAAAATATGgatgtaataaaaaaaaatggtttACTGACATCACATACATTTTCATCTATTTTAGGCTCATCTCTTTCGAGAAGTGCTACTCCTGATCCTCAGCTGGCAGCAAGGACTCTTGGCCCTGGCCTACCACCAGTCGGTGTGAAACTCAGAGGCATTGAAAAGAAGGCTAACAACGGTTCATGTTCCTTCAATGGTGTCTCATCTGGTACTGTTGAATCTAATGATCTTGTAGCTGCTTTATCTGGTTTGAACTTGTCCTCAACTGCATCGATAGATGACAACGTTATAGTGCAATCAAAGCTGCAACAAGAGATTGATGATCACCAGAGATTTCTTTTTGGTCTGCAAGGTGGTCAGAACCATATCAAGCAGCATCCTAATCCAAAAAGTTTGGATCCAGGACTTTTAAGTTTGCCCTCAGTTCCACAATCAGTTAAGTCCTCATATCGTGATTTGGATGAGAATGCTGGGCCTGTAGCAGACCTAAGCAATTCAACTTTAAGGCCAAATGGGCTGATGGAAGAGAGCAGCACCACTATTTCTTCTGCTAATTCATATCTGAAAGCACCTTCTGCAGTTTCAGTTGCTAGTCTAGGTGGTTCTCCTTCTCAGTATCCAAATGCTGCAAATGCAGCATTTGCAAGCCATGGAACAGGTGGGTTCTCCATGAATTCAACAGCACCATCGATGATGGCTAATCATATTAATGCAAGTAATTTGCCCCCACTGTTTGACAGCGCTGCTGTTGCATCTGGAATGGCAACTCCTGGCATGGACTCCAGCGCTGCAGGAGGAGGTTTTTCTTCAGAATCAAATTTTAGTGGAGCAGCTGACTTGCAGAATCTCAACAGAATTGGGAATCACACAGCGGCAGCTGCTCTTCAGATGCCTATCAATCCACTTTATTTTCAGTACTCAAAAGCAGCTGAATATGCAGCACAGGTTCCAGCTAACTTTAATGATCCTTCCATGGAAAGGGGTTACCTGGGCAATTCTTATTCAGATTTACTTGGAGTCCAGAAGGCTTACCTTGGGGCATTGTTGCAACCATGGCAACAGTATGGTATGCCCTCTGTAGGTAAATCTGGGGGCTTAAATCATGGGTTTTATGGAAACCCTGCTTTTGGCCTTGGTTATCCAGGAAGCTCTTTAGCAAGTCCTGTTTTTTGTGCTTCTCCAGTAGGACCTGGTAGTCCTCTTAGGTACAGTGAGAGCGACACATGCCTTTCTTCTGGGAGAAGAAACTCATCTAGACGTGTCATGGGTTCTTGGCCATCAGATGGTATAGGCACAATGGAGGAAAATTTTGCATCATCACTTCTGGAGGAGTTCAAGAGCAACAGGACCAAATGCCATGAACTCTCTGATATTGTTGGTCATGTTCTTGAGTTCAG TGCTGACCAGTACGGTAGCCGATTCATACAGCAAAAGCTTGAAACAGCCACAACTGAAGAGAAAAACATGGTTTTTGAAGAAATCATATCTCAAGCTCTTACATTGGTGACAGATGTTTTTGGAAATTATGTGGTCCAAAAG TTTTTTGAGCATGGAAATGCAACTCAGATAAGTAGATTGGCTGATCAGCTCACTGGCCATGTATTGGCACTCAGCCTTCAGATGTATGGCTGTCGAGTTATCCAGAAG GCAATAGAAGTTGTTGATTTGGATCAACAGACTAAAATGGTTGCTGAGCTGGATGGCCATGTCATGCACTGCGTGTGTGATCAGAATGGGAACCATGTTATTCAGAAGTGCATTGAATGCATTCCTCAGGATGCAATCCAATTCATTGTCTCGACTTTCTACGGTCAAGTTGTGACATTGTCGACCCATCCATATGGCTGCCGGGTCATACAG AGAGTATTGGAGCATTGCCATGATCCTAAAACTCAAGAGATCATGAGGGATGAGATTTTGCAATATGTTTGCATTTTGGCACAAGACCAGTATGGGAATTATGTTGTTCAG